A genomic stretch from Rubripirellula reticaptiva includes:
- a CDS encoding PDZ domain-containing protein yields the protein MKRFFIAAALLTVTATTLPAQNDPLTAIADNSIANEWGMALTEVPELLRMHLPLLRPDTGMVIESVTAGSPAAEMRLRAGDILTEVDQNPVRTSADLGHPNPRIGLMVIRRGIPEMLVAGGEIRRMPMPRWNNRFPANQANRGVMGGGSSAVGSSPGTRQSASSSVSSSVSGDGESVSVSQSGNQVSLDIASSNPNIGRVRLSGTIAEIQEQLQNGDLTDDVKAAVRRALRGAR from the coding sequence ATGAAACGCTTTTTCATCGCCGCCGCTCTGCTGACCGTCACGGCCACCACTTTGCCGGCCCAAAATGACCCTCTAACGGCAATCGCAGACAACTCCATCGCCAACGAGTGGGGAATGGCACTGACCGAAGTTCCAGAACTGTTACGGATGCACTTACCGCTGCTTCGCCCCGACACGGGCATGGTGATCGAGAGCGTCACCGCGGGCAGTCCAGCCGCCGAAATGAGACTTCGAGCCGGCGACATCCTGACCGAGGTCGACCAAAATCCCGTCCGCACCTCAGCCGACTTGGGGCACCCGAATCCGCGAATCGGGCTGATGGTGATCCGTCGCGGCATCCCAGAAATGCTGGTCGCCGGCGGTGAAATCCGCCGAATGCCGATGCCCCGCTGGAACAATCGATTTCCAGCAAATCAAGCGAACCGAGGGGTCATGGGCGGAGGTTCATCGGCCGTCGGCAGCTCACCAGGCACTCGGCAATCGGCATCTTCGTCGGTTTCGTCGTCCGTTTCTGGTGACGGCGAATCGGTATCGGTAAGCCAGAGTGGCAACCAGGTCTCGCTAGACATCGCGTCCTCGAACCCCAACATTGGACGTGTTCGATTGAGCGGAACAATCGCAGAAATCCAAGAACAGCTGCAAAACGGCGACCTGACCGATGACGTCAAAGCAGCTGTGCGACGTGCCTTGCGAGGTGCTCGATGA
- a CDS encoding sigma-70 family RNA polymerase sigma factor — translation MSESPHEVSILLQRVKSGDDSAKEALFTELQSELRGMAAALMSRERPDHTLQATALVNEACLRLLDSDAVANAADRRYFFGMANRAMRQILVDHARARRTTKRGGEFQRGSLDIVLDNFEASNQCDFVDLEAALDELEKDSPRGREVIELRFFSGLSIPEVAEVLDVSVATIERDWRLARAKLFQSLRSE, via the coding sequence ATGTCCGAGTCGCCACACGAAGTCTCGATTCTGTTGCAGCGAGTCAAGTCGGGAGACGATTCTGCCAAAGAAGCTCTCTTCACCGAACTGCAAAGCGAACTTCGGGGCATGGCCGCGGCGCTGATGAGTCGCGAACGGCCCGATCACACGTTGCAGGCCACAGCTCTGGTCAACGAAGCCTGCTTGCGGCTACTTGATTCCGACGCCGTCGCCAATGCAGCCGACCGACGCTACTTTTTCGGAATGGCCAACCGAGCGATGCGTCAGATTCTGGTCGATCATGCCCGCGCCCGACGCACCACCAAACGAGGCGGCGAATTCCAACGTGGCTCGCTCGACATCGTTCTAGACAATTTCGAAGCCAGTAACCAATGCGACTTCGTCGACTTAGAAGCAGCCCTCGACGAGCTGGAAAAGGATTCGCCCCGCGGGCGCGAAGTCATCGAACTGAGGTTCTTTTCCGGTTTGTCGATCCCCGAGGTCGCCGAAGTTTTGGATGTCAGCGTGGCGACCATCGAACGCGATTGGCGTCTGGCGCGGGCCAAACTGTTTCAGAGTCTGCGAAGCGAGTAA
- a CDS encoding acyl-CoA thioesterase, translating into MREHTVQQRVRYDECDPMGLVHHSRYLQYFEIGRTELLRASGGRYRSMEEAGQFVVVVRVDCRYRSPAKYDDVINIQTRIAKVTAAKIIHDYTITRDGVTLVEATVTLGVIDRNGKLQRVPQELLDLYADPV; encoded by the coding sequence ATGCGAGAACATACAGTCCAACAACGAGTTCGATACGACGAATGTGACCCGATGGGGTTGGTGCATCATTCTCGATATTTACAGTACTTCGAAATCGGCCGAACCGAACTGCTGCGGGCCAGTGGCGGTCGTTATCGGTCGATGGAAGAAGCCGGCCAGTTTGTCGTCGTCGTACGCGTCGATTGTCGCTATCGCAGTCCCGCCAAGTACGATGACGTGATCAATATCCAAACACGGATCGCAAAAGTCACCGCTGCCAAAATCATCCACGACTACACCATCACTCGAGACGGAGTCACGTTGGTCGAAGCCACAGTGACTCTGGGTGTGATTGACCGTAACGGTAAACTGCAGCGAGTTCCGCAGGAACTGCTCGATCTGTATGCCGACCCCGTTTAG
- a CDS encoding DUF7932 domain-containing protein, whose protein sequence is MPFPYSPDESLPSFSDAGCFASDAEAVLLGVIDISGRDGPSGHDGQNFYNPPASPGTRGSRGGDATEAVPGQHAGAAQLVLDYGHGDRNSGTLSISGEIQPAGKQRSTVRDHVAIATEGYLYIRGTGGKGGNGGRGGDGGPGSQGYRGRNATRFTSGSNGGPGGDGGDAGEPTDGKPGGAGGTAIVSVDENNTGLLMLIKGNLVGGDLGFAGKAGRGGSGGPGGKGGNSYHWTETKTYRDSQGRTQTRTIMRSNPGGIDGRPGRTGSMSRYRARDAQPGDDGRFQIVVTDSRGGQQTYDSPYDLELVTFDIASEYTVMEPDSLVSIDKLTVRNCGGMPTPPNYTVRIYLESDEWLLVNSVDLEINHSLAPEETYTFDTAGIRLRIGDYIADDPRKRSFRLRHPVSPQSSLESGIGRPFRNFENGEDLHVRFPIELSPITCLNSLAPGESTRVIWGVTNVGDETFDQKYLYRAIRSHVRLLGGDLDNQQIVFFGTDNAEIDLLTAAYEKRVGELAPGVTTVVETRIGIRDSANAIPYQGFALGVDLDLQRPKSSPDHEKYRRVDYRKTFIRVSERYLREDGSRFLLIANEKTTTTDIDKWTQLADYFGSSLDVWDVSYYGFLDLIRAVDHDQSLLQQWSGMTIIIPNNYYETPSGSTVAFKQLAKSQFLRAAADHDINFYIVGDSRIGGEAMLTASLIPVSDEKKPSQLKTQREFLKAVGRWNQYVARSQEVVGGIASGAQDLADVSLGAVHEFDINRRTFLFQPKAQWLEAEANRLQRKLSKDDPLHRWIIVHRYDTGDTDTKWGFFKRRKIGKLEVRRTLDATKGSAVLYEVDGIDAINRDFITSKANKHGIFLALKFEDKVDRFIRLVSERTFPRYSEHYIDRPMTDDEVRQIGGELVDSILTDLFNEQRVARTCKTWGRGGVRNIMPKLNYLTERSLNYGVTYRQMLENEVSLGLLYELIANVRYMAVKSKTVWDHALIPTSFFKRSRAVSNYMMNRSDRIATNIFGRYPSWWDRITHAGDDYDPFGSAAKKEPQGIARKTADDRVAEIEKKLYAAKVGIEKYATAQDHPGLTYDPELLSETTRVMTGEQYDKLVQAEATATRMRYETEKAVRAERSDLLVPLQTPQAIETQMQTSLATPT, encoded by the coding sequence TTGCCGTTTCCATACTCTCCCGACGAATCTTTGCCTAGCTTCAGTGACGCTGGTTGCTTTGCATCGGATGCCGAAGCAGTGTTGCTTGGCGTGATTGATATCAGCGGGCGCGACGGCCCGAGCGGTCACGACGGACAAAACTTCTACAACCCACCCGCGTCACCAGGCACGCGAGGCAGCCGCGGCGGTGATGCCACCGAAGCAGTCCCCGGCCAACACGCCGGCGCCGCGCAATTGGTACTCGACTACGGACACGGCGACCGCAACAGCGGCACGCTATCGATCAGCGGCGAAATTCAACCGGCTGGTAAGCAGCGATCGACCGTGCGCGATCACGTTGCAATCGCCACCGAAGGCTATCTCTACATCCGTGGCACTGGCGGCAAGGGTGGCAACGGCGGACGGGGCGGCGACGGCGGCCCCGGCAGCCAAGGGTACCGCGGGCGCAATGCGACTCGTTTTACATCAGGCAGCAACGGCGGTCCGGGCGGTGACGGCGGCGATGCGGGTGAACCCACCGATGGCAAACCAGGTGGCGCCGGCGGTACGGCCATTGTTTCGGTCGACGAAAACAACACCGGTCTGTTGATGCTGATCAAAGGCAACTTGGTCGGGGGCGATCTTGGCTTTGCCGGCAAGGCTGGTCGCGGCGGATCGGGCGGTCCTGGCGGAAAAGGTGGCAACAGCTATCACTGGACCGAAACAAAAACCTATCGTGACTCGCAGGGCCGTACACAAACAAGAACGATCATGCGATCCAACCCCGGCGGCATCGACGGCCGACCAGGCCGCACCGGATCGATGTCACGATATCGCGCCCGTGATGCACAACCGGGCGACGACGGTCGATTCCAAATCGTCGTCACCGATTCGCGTGGCGGTCAGCAAACCTACGACTCGCCCTACGATTTAGAACTGGTCACGTTCGATATCGCTAGCGAATACACCGTCATGGAACCTGATTCGCTGGTTTCGATCGACAAACTAACCGTTCGCAATTGTGGCGGCATGCCAACACCGCCCAACTACACAGTGCGAATCTACCTGGAAAGCGACGAATGGTTGCTCGTCAACAGCGTCGATCTAGAAATCAACCATTCGCTTGCACCGGAGGAAACGTACACCTTCGACACGGCTGGCATTCGACTTCGAATCGGCGACTACATTGCTGACGACCCTCGCAAACGATCATTCAGACTTCGTCATCCTGTGTCACCGCAGTCGAGTTTAGAAAGCGGAATTGGACGCCCTTTTCGAAACTTTGAAAACGGTGAAGACCTGCACGTTCGATTCCCGATCGAACTGTCGCCGATCACATGCCTGAACAGTTTAGCGCCGGGCGAGTCCACGCGAGTCATCTGGGGCGTGACGAACGTGGGCGACGAAACGTTTGACCAAAAGTACCTGTATCGCGCCATCCGATCGCACGTTCGATTGCTCGGCGGCGACCTGGACAACCAACAAATCGTATTCTTCGGCACCGACAATGCCGAAATCGATCTGTTGACCGCAGCATACGAAAAACGGGTTGGTGAATTGGCACCCGGTGTGACCACAGTCGTCGAAACTCGCATTGGCATCCGCGACTCGGCTAACGCGATTCCCTATCAAGGATTCGCACTCGGCGTCGACTTGGACCTGCAACGGCCAAAGTCGAGCCCCGATCATGAAAAGTACCGCCGCGTCGACTATCGCAAAACCTTCATCCGTGTTTCCGAGCGTTACTTACGTGAAGACGGATCACGTTTCCTGCTGATCGCTAACGAAAAAACGACGACCACCGACATCGATAAATGGACTCAGCTTGCTGACTACTTCGGCAGCAGCCTGGATGTCTGGGACGTTTCGTACTACGGATTCCTCGACCTGATTCGCGCCGTCGACCACGACCAATCGCTGCTGCAACAGTGGTCGGGAATGACAATTATCATCCCCAACAACTACTACGAAACACCCTCGGGATCGACCGTCGCATTCAAGCAGTTGGCCAAGAGCCAGTTCTTGAGAGCCGCCGCCGATCACGACATCAACTTCTACATCGTCGGCGACTCGCGAATTGGCGGCGAAGCGATGCTGACCGCTTCATTGATCCCGGTTAGCGACGAGAAGAAACCAAGTCAACTGAAAACGCAACGAGAGTTTTTAAAGGCCGTTGGCAGGTGGAATCAGTACGTCGCTCGCAGCCAAGAAGTGGTCGGCGGAATCGCCAGCGGTGCTCAAGACTTGGCCGACGTCTCGCTCGGTGCCGTACACGAATTTGACATCAACCGCCGCACTTTTCTGTTTCAACCCAAAGCCCAGTGGCTGGAAGCGGAAGCGAATCGCCTGCAACGGAAACTGTCCAAAGACGATCCGCTGCACCGCTGGATCATCGTGCATCGCTACGACACAGGCGACACGGATACGAAGTGGGGATTCTTCAAACGTCGCAAGATCGGCAAATTAGAAGTTCGCCGCACACTCGACGCGACTAAGGGTTCAGCCGTGCTGTATGAAGTTGATGGGATCGACGCAATCAATCGTGACTTCATCACCAGCAAGGCAAATAAGCACGGGATTTTTTTGGCGCTGAAGTTCGAGGACAAAGTTGACCGTTTTATTCGTTTGGTCAGCGAGCGAACGTTCCCCCGTTACAGCGAGCACTACATCGACCGCCCGATGACCGACGACGAGGTACGGCAAATCGGTGGCGAGTTGGTGGATTCGATTCTGACGGATCTATTCAATGAACAACGCGTTGCCCGAACGTGCAAAACCTGGGGACGCGGCGGCGTGAGAAACATCATGCCGAAACTGAACTACTTGACCGAACGCTCGCTCAACTACGGCGTCACGTATCGCCAGATGCTTGAAAATGAAGTCAGTCTGGGACTGCTTTACGAATTGATTGCCAATGTGCGATACATGGCCGTGAAGTCAAAAACAGTCTGGGATCATGCCTTGATTCCGACATCGTTCTTCAAACGCAGTCGTGCTGTTTCGAATTACATGATGAATCGTTCCGATCGCATCGCGACCAACATTTTTGGTCGCTATCCGAGTTGGTGGGACCGGATAACGCACGCGGGCGATGACTATGATCCGTTCGGCAGCGCGGCGAAGAAAGAACCACAGGGGATCGCTCGTAAAACCGCCGACGACCGCGTCGCCGAGATTGAAAAAAAACTGTACGCGGCCAAGGTTGGCATCGAAAAGTATGCGACCGCGCAAGACCATCCGGGTCTGACGTACGATCCGGAATTGCTAAGCGAAACGACTCGCGTGATGACGGGCGAGCAATACGACAAACTCGTTCAAGCCGAAGCCACAGCGACCCGCATGCGCTACGAAACCGAAAAGGCCGTTCGTGCCGAACGGTCGGATTTGTTGGTTCCGCTGCAAACACCGCAAGCGATCGAAACTCAAATGCAAACCAGTCTTGCCACCCCCACCTGA
- a CDS encoding fructosamine kinase family protein: protein MPASDIESSLRQLLPSIVTVANMTLVGGGCISDAVRVEVRLRDETVETVIVKSNDASFADNFECERDGLSRLRAADAIGVPEVLASGVIHGRAWLVTQWIEPGKRGTDFFAKFGRSLASLHRSSLGTRIGLDRDNYIGSTRQWNSLRTNSSQSCWPEFVADQRIRSQLKCAVDQGLASSQLRQDTETIINRMEQLLAGREDATSLLHGDLWSGNYPCDAVGQPVIIDPAIYYGCREAEFGMLRLFGSCPNSFYDAYNDAFPLAAGWQRRTGVYVLYHLMNHLNMFGVGYLDQCQSTASNLLS, encoded by the coding sequence ATGCCAGCGAGTGACATTGAATCATCGCTTCGGCAACTGCTGCCGAGCATCGTCACCGTCGCGAACATGACGCTCGTCGGCGGTGGCTGCATCAGCGACGCGGTCCGCGTCGAAGTGCGTCTTCGCGACGAAACAGTCGAAACTGTCATTGTGAAATCGAATGACGCTTCGTTTGCGGATAACTTTGAATGTGAACGAGATGGACTCAGTCGGCTGCGAGCAGCGGATGCGATTGGCGTTCCCGAAGTCCTTGCCAGTGGAGTGATCCATGGCCGAGCTTGGTTAGTGACGCAGTGGATCGAACCGGGCAAACGCGGGACGGACTTCTTTGCCAAGTTTGGACGTTCGTTAGCCAGCCTACATCGCAGTTCGCTCGGCACCAGGATCGGACTCGACCGCGACAACTACATCGGGTCGACTCGGCAATGGAATTCGCTTCGGACAAATTCGTCTCAATCATGCTGGCCCGAATTTGTGGCCGACCAGCGGATTAGATCTCAACTCAAATGTGCAGTCGATCAGGGGTTGGCCAGTTCACAGCTTCGGCAAGACACGGAAACGATCATCAACCGAATGGAACAACTGCTGGCTGGGCGAGAGGACGCGACGTCGCTGTTGCACGGCGATCTATGGAGCGGTAATTACCCGTGCGACGCCGTAGGACAACCTGTCATCATTGATCCGGCGATCTACTACGGTTGTCGCGAAGCTGAGTTTGGGATGCTGAGGCTGTTCGGGTCTTGTCCCAATTCTTTTTATGACGCCTATAACGATGCATTCCCACTGGCCGCCGGTTGGCAACGGCGAACGGGCGTCTATGTTCTTTATCATCTGATGAACCATTTGAATATGTTTGGCGTCGGCTATTTGGACCAGTGCCAATCGACCGCATCAAACTTGCTTTCGTAA
- the hisF gene encoding imidazole glycerol phosphate synthase subunit HisF — protein sequence MLAARVIPCLDVFQGRVVKGTNFVNLRDAGDPVEVARRYEAEGADELVFLDITASHEERDIILDVVRRTAEQVFMPLTVGGGVRTVEDVRALLSAGCDKVSINSAACTDPDFVRRAADRFGSQCIVVNIDPKRIIKDGKEVWEVHINGGRKPTGLMAVEWAKEIERLGAGEIVLTCMDADGTRDGYDIEITSAVSEAVSIPVVASGGAGSPQHMVEAIRDGKADAALAASIFHFGQFTIAETKQAMREAGIAVRL from the coding sequence ATGCTTGCCGCCCGTGTGATCCCCTGCTTGGACGTTTTTCAAGGCCGCGTCGTCAAGGGAACTAATTTCGTCAATCTGCGTGACGCCGGCGATCCGGTCGAAGTGGCGCGTCGGTACGAGGCCGAGGGTGCGGACGAGTTGGTGTTTTTGGACATCACGGCCAGCCATGAAGAACGCGACATCATCCTGGACGTCGTGCGGCGAACGGCCGAACAAGTCTTCATGCCGTTGACCGTTGGCGGCGGCGTGCGAACGGTCGAGGACGTGCGAGCCCTGCTGTCGGCCGGTTGCGACAAAGTGTCGATCAACTCTGCCGCCTGCACCGATCCCGATTTTGTGCGCCGCGCCGCCGATCGGTTTGGCAGTCAGTGCATCGTTGTCAATATCGACCCCAAACGCATCATCAAAGACGGCAAAGAAGTCTGGGAAGTCCACATCAACGGCGGCCGCAAGCCGACGGGACTGATGGCGGTCGAGTGGGCCAAAGAGATCGAAAGACTCGGTGCCGGCGAGATCGTATTGACCTGCATGGACGCCGACGGGACTCGCGACGGCTATGACATCGAAATCACCTCGGCGGTCAGCGAAGCGGTTTCGATCCCGGTCGTGGCCAGCGGCGGGGCCGGTTCGCCTCAGCACATGGTCGAGGCAATTCGCGACGGCAAGGCCGACGCGGCGCTGGCGGCCAGCATCTTTCACTTCGGCCAATTCACGATCGCCGAAACCAAACAAGCGATGCGAGAAGCGGGAATCGCCGTGCGTCTCTAG
- the purH gene encoding bifunctional phosphoribosylaminoimidazolecarboxamide formyltransferase/IMP cyclohydrolase: MTASDVAPIRTALISVSDKLGLSDLAAGLQRAGVAIYSTGGTRRHLEETGIDVQDVADYTGFPEMLDGRVKTLHPKIFGGILAIRDRDDHMDAIEEHDIIPFDLVVVNLYPFAATAARPGVSREECVEQIDIGGPSLVRAAAKNHIDVAVATSPQQYSELLGQLDDAGGTTLDFRSKLAADAFEHTAGYDRAIADFMRGDTISGEFPASLNVTLRRKTQLRYGENPHQRAALYIDPTVRSANLVSARQISGKELSYNNLLDLDSALEIVRGFGGPAVSVIKHNNPCGAATDAKLARACRKALAGDPLSAFGSVLGFNRTVDRETAELLCEPGLFIEAIVAPDFQAEAVGLLTSKPKWRENVRLMQVGRLDTPPSSIQRRFISGGVLVQDADRMTSSMLQWKTVTETKVADELWDDVSFAWEMVRHVKSNAIVLAKDTSLIGVGAGQMSRVDSVEIAIDKAGDRGHGAVLASDAFFPFPDSIEAAAEAGVVAVIQPGGSRRDNEVIEACNKYNLPLVLTGRRHFKH, from the coding sequence ATGACTGCCTCTGACGTTGCCCCCATCCGCACTGCCTTGATCAGCGTCAGCGACAAGCTCGGTTTGTCCGACTTGGCTGCTGGACTGCAACGTGCCGGTGTAGCGATCTACAGCACCGGTGGCACTCGCCGCCACCTGGAAGAAACCGGCATCGACGTTCAAGACGTCGCCGATTACACGGGTTTTCCAGAAATGCTTGATGGCCGCGTCAAAACACTGCACCCAAAAATTTTTGGTGGCATCCTGGCGATTCGCGACCGCGACGATCACATGGACGCGATCGAAGAACACGACATCATCCCGTTTGATCTGGTGGTCGTGAATCTATACCCATTCGCCGCAACGGCCGCCCGCCCGGGCGTTAGCCGCGAAGAGTGCGTCGAACAAATCGACATCGGCGGCCCCAGCCTGGTCCGTGCCGCAGCCAAAAACCACATCGACGTCGCCGTCGCCACCAGCCCTCAACAGTACAGCGAACTGCTTGGCCAGTTGGACGATGCTGGCGGCACGACGCTTGACTTCCGCAGCAAGCTTGCCGCCGACGCTTTCGAACATACAGCCGGATACGACCGAGCGATCGCCGACTTCATGCGAGGCGACACGATCAGCGGCGAGTTCCCAGCCAGCCTGAATGTGACGCTTCGTCGCAAGACGCAACTTCGCTATGGCGAAAACCCACACCAACGTGCCGCCCTGTATATCGATCCGACCGTGCGTAGCGCGAACCTGGTATCGGCACGCCAAATCAGCGGCAAAGAATTGTCCTACAACAACTTGTTGGACCTCGACTCGGCACTGGAAATCGTTCGCGGTTTCGGTGGCCCCGCCGTCTCGGTCATCAAGCACAACAACCCCTGCGGCGCAGCCACCGACGCCAAACTCGCGCGGGCATGCCGCAAAGCACTCGCCGGCGATCCTCTGAGCGCCTTCGGCAGCGTGCTAGGGTTCAACCGAACAGTCGACCGAGAAACCGCCGAACTGCTGTGCGAACCAGGGCTGTTCATCGAAGCCATCGTCGCGCCGGACTTCCAAGCCGAAGCGGTTGGACTGTTGACCAGCAAACCAAAGTGGCGCGAAAACGTTCGCTTGATGCAAGTCGGTCGTTTGGACACACCGCCATCCTCGATTCAGCGCCGGTTCATTTCGGGCGGTGTCTTGGTGCAAGATGCCGATCGCATGACCAGTTCTATGCTGCAGTGGAAAACGGTCACGGAAACCAAAGTCGCTGACGAATTGTGGGATGACGTTTCGTTCGCATGGGAAATGGTCCGCCACGTCAAGAGTAACGCTATCGTGTTGGCGAAAGATACGTCACTGATCGGCGTCGGCGCAGGCCAAATGAGCCGTGTCGACAGCGTCGAAATCGCGATCGACAAAGCTGGTGATCGCGGCCATGGGGCCGTGCTGGCATCGGACGCGTTCTTCCCCTTTCCCGACTCGATTGAAGCCGCTGCCGAAGCAGGCGTCGTCGCTGTCATCCAGCCTGGTGGTTCACGCCGAGACAACGAAGTGATCGAAGCCTGCAACAAGTACAACTTACCGTTGGTGCTGACCGGCCGACGTCACTTCAAGCACTAA
- the trpC gene encoding indole-3-glycerol phosphate synthase TrpC, protein MTILDKIIDQTRITIETDRDRVPASELESMLGDLPPCRDFHAALAAGDEVQLIAEVKKASPSAGLIRKDFDPATLAKCYEDGGAACISVLTDEPFFQGSLEYLRQVRSAVDLPLLRKDFIIDRYQLLQARIVGADCVLLIAECLSPSELKQLHDQATELGLQTLIELYEPSNLDAVLATGTRLVGVNNRDLKTFKTSLSHTLDLRPSIPADRLLVGESGIVTNDDVLMLGRGGVKAILVGESLMRQDDVTAATRRLLGKTNG, encoded by the coding sequence ATGACGATTCTCGATAAAATCATCGACCAAACCCGGATCACGATCGAAACCGATCGCGACCGCGTACCAGCGTCGGAACTCGAATCGATGCTCGGTGACCTGCCGCCGTGCCGTGACTTTCACGCGGCGCTAGCCGCCGGTGACGAAGTTCAATTGATCGCCGAAGTCAAAAAGGCCAGTCCGTCGGCAGGGCTGATCCGCAAAGACTTTGACCCAGCCACCTTGGCGAAGTGTTACGAAGACGGCGGGGCCGCCTGCATCAGCGTACTGACCGACGAGCCGTTTTTCCAAGGCTCGCTGGAATATCTAAGACAAGTTCGCTCAGCCGTCGATCTACCGCTGCTCCGCAAAGACTTCATCATTGACCGATACCAACTGCTGCAAGCCCGCATCGTCGGCGCTGATTGTGTATTACTGATCGCCGAGTGCTTGTCACCAAGCGAACTGAAACAACTACATGATCAAGCCACCGAACTTGGATTGCAAACCCTAATCGAACTGTACGAACCGTCCAATTTGGATGCCGTGCTGGCCACGGGGACTCGGCTGGTCGGCGTCAATAATCGCGATCTGAAAACATTCAAGACATCACTCTCGCACACACTCGATCTGCGCCCCTCGATTCCCGCTGATCGATTGCTCGTCGGCGAAAGCGGTATCGTGACCAACGACGACGTGTTGATGCTCGGCCGCGGCGGAGTCAAAGCGATACTGGTTGGCGAATCACTGATGCGACAAGACGATGTGACCGCAGCGACGCGTCGATTATTAGGCAAAACCAATGGCTAG
- a CDS encoding glycosyltransferase family 87 protein, with the protein MASRFEVGNRFYALLAIALFVIGVTLTAARTVKQYQTPGPFDPSRQGMCDFHNGIYFPTRAVLEGISPYGADYAAANPVARQIPFFLPSVLVLHTPFVLLPLHTAEVLFFAFSVAVVLAIGIIVSSSVVSSSPRPGSTQADWTRHPIRWDLTFAVAAALVFSRGGHITLFDGYFTFELILATYLAIHWGDRRPWMSAIMLAIVASKPTYILPLGFLMLARGNVRAIIIGAILSVVSAGVPFAWLAYREGDGDVGRGIEILRDDVETTQEIHRAQDDESPVFSWTRVDVLAVAAKWAGKDPKEATHLIVMAVILIPSMVILNRRRRQGLDDGLVGVTGGLILLTMLVSLYHQSYDTMLMVGPLAAILVKSPPTWAMIPTIWRIGLAGLWAVPLFNYVSTRMILGRLDPGVTAVRVLTSVNGVCLAIGLAILVILVAQSKGSQTVS; encoded by the coding sequence ATGGCTAGTCGTTTCGAAGTTGGCAACCGTTTCTACGCGTTGCTGGCGATTGCCTTGTTTGTGATCGGTGTCACGTTGACGGCCGCGCGAACCGTCAAGCAGTACCAAACGCCCGGGCCATTCGATCCGTCGCGGCAGGGCATGTGCGACTTTCACAACGGGATCTACTTTCCGACGCGCGCAGTCCTGGAAGGCATCAGTCCCTACGGCGCTGACTACGCGGCGGCGAATCCAGTCGCGCGACAGATTCCGTTTTTCTTGCCATCGGTTTTGGTGCTGCACACTCCGTTTGTGCTGCTGCCGCTGCACACTGCCGAAGTTTTATTCTTTGCATTTTCCGTTGCCGTCGTACTTGCAATCGGCATCATCGTGTCGTCTTCGGTTGTGTCGTCATCGCCCCGACCAGGATCGACTCAAGCCGATTGGACCAGGCATCCGATCCGTTGGGATTTAACGTTTGCGGTAGCTGCTGCGTTGGTGTTTTCACGCGGCGGGCACATCACACTATTCGACGGTTACTTCACGTTCGAATTGATCTTGGCAACGTACTTAGCGATTCACTGGGGCGATCGCCGTCCTTGGATGTCAGCAATCATGCTGGCGATCGTAGCATCGAAACCCACCTACATCTTGCCGCTCGGTTTCTTGATGCTGGCTCGCGGCAATGTCAGAGCGATCATCATCGGCGCCATTCTCAGTGTCGTTTCCGCTGGCGTTCCGTTCGCTTGGCTTGCTTACCGTGAAGGCGACGGTGACGTTGGACGTGGCATCGAAATACTGCGAGACGACGTCGAAACGACGCAAGAGATTCACCGTGCTCAAGACGACGAGTCGCCAGTGTTTTCATGGACCCGAGTCGACGTGTTGGCGGTTGCCGCGAAGTGGGCCGGCAAAGATCCCAAGGAAGCGACCCACCTGATCGTGATGGCAGTGATTCTGATTCCATCGATGGTGATATTGAATCGCCGCCGTCGCCAAGGCCTGGACGATGGGCTGGTCGGCGTCACCGGTGGCCTGATCCTGTTGACAATGTTGGTCAGCCTGTATCACCAGTCCTATGACACGATGCTGATGGTCGGGCCGCTTGCAGCGATTCTCGTAAAATCGCCCCCAACCTGGGCCATGATTCCGACAATCTGGCGCATAGGGCTAGCCGGATTGTGGGCCGTTCCCCTGTTCAATTACGTTTCGACTCGCATGATCTTGGGGCGACTCGACCCGGGCGTCACGGCCGTTCGGGTCCTAACCAGCGTCAATGGCGTTTGCTTAGCCATCGGACTGGCGATTTTGGTCATTTTAGTGGCGCAATCCAAAGGGTCGCAAACTGTTTCTTAA